ATCCAAGCTAAATACTCTCTTAGGAGCCAGAAGAAAGATCAGATACACTTTTTTGACTACTACTACATGCATAAATTCAAAATTGTTACAATAAATCATCACTTCCTCTTATACTATGGAAGTACAAGTCTGTGAAATACAGTGTCTCCGTAGGCCGAGTGGGGCAAGAAACTGATATTCTACATTTCATTTCATAATGTGTGTTTAGCAAGTGCTTCTGTCCTCATGCTACAAAGCAATAGCAACAGCAAACTAGCCAAGGAAAGCTAGGAAGTTTATTATATGATTGGAGAGGATGAAGCTTTTTAGCATTTTCCTTTAAGCATCTGCTATTCACCCTGGCACGATGCTGCCCTTCatttcctgtgaaaaaaaaaaatagcataaacTCAGCACGACACTGTATgtgtgaaaaaaattctgtaatcTTCATTGACAAACCTTTCTTGGAACTGTTTTGAGGGGATCAAGCCTGCTCTGAGATTGGTATCTCCAACACGCTTTGCTTGCCACCATGTGGGATCATCTTGGCTTACAACTTCCAGGACGTGTCGTCTCTTAAATGGCAGCCCAGCTTCCTGGCAGGGAATGGCCCTGTCTTCTTTGGGATTATAGCAGAAAAGCGCCCTCATAAACACCTGTAAAAGAAAGTAACACATACTTTCTTCTTGCCCTATTTGGAACTTCAAACTACCTTGAAAAGGCTTTCCCAATGCTTACACTGCTAACTATATACATACACTCTTCATCTCACCTTTGTGCTTTACAGTCCTCAAAAATACTGAAACCTGGAAATCTACATCTGTATTTTGACTGAcgcagaaaaaataaactaactTTCAGGCCCAGTAATTTTCAATATCCAGAATATAGCCCAGCATTTTCAATACCCAGTCATTATGTACTTGCATTGTGGAACATGAGACTCAAAGCTCAAAGTCCCAAGAAACAGTTCGCAGTCTATGTAAGTACAAAATGCAacaaacaaaggagaaaaaattaaggggaggaagaaaactaCAAAAAGGGATTTATGGCAAAGCTGCCCAATTATAAAAACTGTCATTAAAATGTTCCCCTAATGAATCAAAATCTACTATTCAACCATGGATTTGGATCTTCGCATTGTTTAACACATCACAgaagaactatttttaaaagttatttgcGGGGCATCAAGGAAAAACTTGGCAACTGAGAGcaaggaagcagaaagagaagtTGACAGAAGAACCCTGTAAGGGACCAGTCAAATAGTAAGTCATTGCTGATCGAGGAGGGCAAATGAGGCACTCAGAGAAGCGTGTTGATGTCTGCAGTGGGCTAATAGGGTCAAATGATGAATGCAGCTGTTTGCAGATAGGTCTGTTTTGACTCGAGTGGCAAAACTCCCAGAGGTTACAGACAGATAGCAGCTGTCACGGTAAGAGGAGACTGGCAGGAACACCAATTTTAATTACGTGAACAAAAAGAAGAGGgtatatttcagaaatgctatGAAAGAATATGTGCCAAGATGGTGAGGAAGCAAGAAGTCATCTAAGTCATTGTACTGAATAAAAGGGCACTGCATTTTACAACCGGAAACTGCTCTGTTATCTTTCCAACTCAGTTATGACTCTCTGACACTCCTCACTGAAACATCAGGAATCTTGCATTTACAGAGATGCCAGCACTGTGTAAATATGAAAACGCACACTTCAGTATTTCACTAAGTTGTGTACCTTGCTGTCTTTTAGACGATCCTCTTCTTTGATggctggaattatttttaatgttattgaTCCCTGAGACTGAgcctgagagagagagaaatatctTTACTTTGAAGGCAGGACAAGGACACAATGCAGACCATTCAAGTTCCAGTTTAGGAGCTAGCATCTGTCTCTTCTTCTCAGAACTTTAATAGGCCGAGCTAACCcactatttaatttctttacagaGACCATCAGGATGATCCATGAATCCCTGACAACAGGGTCTTCCCCATGCATACATCCACAGTAACTACTTGGCTAGAACATATTAAGACCTGCGTTAATAttccttcatttgcttttagCAACTGCATTAATTTCTGAACTACAGTTTACAGGGCATTAAATACTTCTGTGGCTTTTAGTATGACACTAATTTCTGCAGACTAACCATTTTAAAGTGctcctttgaaaaatattgctgtatTTTCCCACAGAGCGGCTACCTGGTTAGGGTGAAATGTAAACATCTACAAAGTAAACATGTACTTTCACTAAAATTTTTGCTAGTAAATTTTGATTATCAGTTAtagtaaattaaaaagcacttcTAGGTGCTTTGGAAAAGCAGACTAGGTTTATCTGATCTATTTTGGATGTCTTATTTTAGACAAGATGAACGCTGTCCTAGAGAAGCCTGCTATTCTGCACAGATTAAAAAGGAAAGCCAGACAACCACCTTGAACAAAAATTTGTAGATCTTCCTCGAAAAACAAaccatgaaaagaaaactattACACTGCAGGCATTTGAAATGGGACAGATGGATAGCATCCCAGGGTCCCCACAAATAAAACTAcacagcatttcaaaatgtgattttaacACACATACCCACCCCCGCCCTGCCCAAGTGAAAAGCAGTCGTTCTCCTTACTCAGGATTACTTTGATCTAAATTTAAATTAGGTGATGGAACTGGTGCCAGATACTTCAGCTTCCTAGTGTTGCCATTCTTACTGTGTCCCTAATCCCACTCCACACCGAGACGGGGGGAACACCAAGCCACAAGAGGGGAGTCAAATAAGCATAAGAGCTACACTGCCTTCTGCAACGCAGCAGACAGACCACAGATGTGGAGGTTTAGAAAGAGTTACTAAGATCTGTGGACATTAACATTAAAGAAGCTTGAAGCAAGAATTCGCTTATGTCAAAAGAAATCTGCTGGTACAGAACAGACTGATAGCTCTATTGGACAGACAACCAAgattttcttcagcttcctaACATACTGTATTATGAATAAACTGCTTATCTTCTAGGAATGCACTTTTAATTTGCAATTTGCTTGTCATAAACAAAGCATGAAAGGGAAGTTCTTGACACAGTAACATGTAACTTCCCATCTGTATCTTACTGGGTACCGATTCAGTTCACAGAAGTTTCTCAAGTCAAAAGGAAAAGACTAATgcactgggagaagaaaaacaagcagggaCTGCATCTTTTAGCTCTATGCATATTTTAAACTCATCATTAAATTTCATTATCTATTGCAATTACTAGATCACTTAACAGAAAAAGATCTTGAAATGAAAATCAGTGCAGACCAAAATCTGACTTATTTCTTCCGGTCGTTTGTGAAGCACAGTAATACCATTGACTTCTCTTAGTTCATCTCCAACATGGACAAGACCTGAAAAGATGgtaagcaaatgaaaataagtcTACAGACTGGAAAGCACCACTACCCCGATGTCTGACCGAAGTCAATAGGATGTacctgctctcctccctcccccagcttAATTTCTGACTAGCGTCAAATGCCTCTGTTGGCATTGTCTCCCACCCTCACTCTGTATGGCCTTTTTTTCCCGTGCAGCACAGTCTAATAGGAGACCAGCATGGAAATAGAGAACATGTGCCCAGATACTCTGTAAAAATCCCTGCCTAGTTATTTGGATCAGCACTAAGAATGCAAAACTGGAATAGTTTCATGAAGATTATCAGATCTTGTACAGTCAGGAGACATGCCACTGACTATAAAGCCAGGAATGACATGGCTGTCAACTGACAGACCAACACTACACAGTCCCAGAAAGAACACTGGACTCAATTTTTTAACAAGCTGTGAAGAGGCCCTTACAAGTTTTAGGTTTGTTTACCTggtccagtaaaaaaaaaaaacccaaacaaaaaaccaaaaccaaaaaacaaaaacaaaaaccacccacaacaaaaaaacagaacacaaaaaaacccaaaacaccacaaaaaaaaaatttttactcaCGTTATATAACTACTGTTAACGAACATAAAAGAATTTCTCAGTaaatcaaactgaaaacaaCACGAGACTCCGAATAAACCAAGATACTATATTAAAGGTAAAAcacattcctttcttttctttctcctaaaGCTGAGACCTACTTCTCCCATCTCTGTTGGCATTTTTTCCTAGCAgctatttcagagaaaaacatatctaattaaataaatagattactgatgaaatacagaaatgctaAGTGCGTGCTCCAGTCATTTCACATTACGTTAATCCAAATACACTAATTTGAAGAATGATAATGATCAAGAAGAAAGCTGTAAttagataatattttttcatcacAGTAATTAGTTAGTTTTGGTATTGCATTacttgtatattaaaaaaagtaaatgaggCTTGGAGTCTATAAATCTCATATATGGTCAATTCAGcttatttaataaaatctggATGATCACCTTCTAGAAAATGGAAGGTCAAATACTGTATGAATTAACCCTGTAGATCCCAAAAGCAGGCTGACAGCCTACACACAGAAGTCTCCTGCCACTCAACACCTGACAGTCAGCTGTCAAGTGTGAGCTTACCGCGTAGACTCCCTTTATAGtcaacagggaagaaaagcaattccAGCAACAACCTATCCCATTCTAAAGCTCGTTGGGATGATTTGCTCTCCAGCAATGTCCATCTCCCTCCACTGACTACACAGAGAGCCTACACACTAGTTCAGGTTTGACATCTAACAGTTGCCTATTAAGATTTCAATAGgctgttatcttttttttttttacacaatagtctatatgtattttaaacaccTGTGTCTAAAGAATTAGTTTTTGAATGAATAACCATCAAGTTTAGTTAGAGGTTATTGATCTAGGTATGTGTATACAGTACGTGcacacatgcatttttttggaaattttaaaacagtttacaaatgcaattttaaatccccttttcttcagaaatttacCACTGCGATCAGCTGCACCACCTCTCATGATCCTTGCCACAATCACAGCTCCTGTATGCTCATCTCTTCTGATGGTAGCTccctaaaataaaacatagccCCCCCGAAACCATCATCAGAAATGTGCTTAGGATAAAGTAAACGATGAAATAAGACGTAAACTAACGTGTCTTTTAAACTGGAATTACTTTGTTCTATAaattttgtcttccttcttgACAATTTTCACCATTATTCACCTTCTGCCTGTGCCCATGTCATGTGATGGTGGGAAGGTGCACAAACCTTTCTGCCAACTTTGCCGAGTGCTCACCCTACCTACGTTATTGTGATCAGAGTCACTCAAGCgtgcaaaacagaatttcttacAAACTTCATCCATGTGTCTTCGGACTCTTTATACAATACAGCCAGCACTTTTACAtacaaaagcaaggaaaaccaagtaattagattttttttttcttctcctaccTCTGCTGGCAATATAAAGCTTTAATCAGGAATTAAGTCACTGCTCTCTTCTACTACCTACTGTCATATACAAAAAGCACTTCAGCAGATTTCTCCCCCAGCAGAATTGGTTTTTCTTAGGAAATCAATTCTTCCATTCCCATTTGTATAATATTAGTACCTTGTCAATATAATGTTTACATACAGCTGTCAAGCATACTCTTACCATACATCACTGACTTTCATGCAAACAAAGGTTTCAATTCATTGAATGTTAGCTACAATATGAAAAGAATTACTATGTATATTAAGCATAATTGCTCAACATATACAATTTGCATTAACTGGCATTATAAACCCATGCCTATAAAGCCCCTCATGCAAAATTGTGAGGATGTATTTAGTAAAGTCTTCTTTTTATGCTATTTTACTAGCTTCAGAACATTCCTTGTTTTTGCAGGCTATTTGATGACATCTTCAAGCATCTCCTCCATACTCACAGTAACGCTTTTGCACTACAGAGTTTTATGACTAGAGATGGGTTAGATGTACCAGGggttctttatttttcactagCCGAACAATTTTCACTGATTCCTCATCAAAATCATCATCAAAGTTATCGGGTAGAGGTGGAAGGACTGGGTCAAAGTTCTTCTGGGCTACGGTGTCATGTACTACGAGCATTGCCTGcgtaaagaaaataagaaacagtAATGTAATGGGGTAATATTACAGCTTGCAGTCTCTTATTTCCAACATTACAGCAAACTTaaacctccctcttcccaccCTCACCATAAATCCTCCCAAAAAAGATTTAGCAATCATCTTGCCCATCACGTGAACTATATGTTGGTATATGTCAATATTTAAAGTAAATCCAGGCAATAACACAGCTCAGCATAATAAACTTACAGAAAAGAGGTGGACTATGGAAAGCAAGAAGTTGAGAAATGGtacccttttcttttctgctccctcagaaaatattcaggaggagaggaaagccaACATGGTGCATTATGCACGAAAGGCCTACACTGTGTCATCTCAATCCCCTTTGTATCCTAAAGCCTCTGCAGGAAATCACAGTGGAATACAACTACAGTTTGTAGGAggtttctcctttctcttaggGACTCTCCAGTGTAACTTTTCCATTACAAAATGTTCCATTGGAATTCTGCAAAGGAATTTTGTTAAGGTCCCTGGTGTGTTTTTTACCCTGAGATGTGGTGTTGACAACAGCTGAAGTAGCTCTTTCTCTTCATTATTCACTGGTGTGGTCTGCAATTCTTCtattacctttaaaataaaaattaacaaccTCAAAATAAAAGGAGCCCACCAAACAAGATAATATATTTCCAAGTAAGTGTTTCTGGTGAGCATTTGCTAGCTTCTATCATCTTTCAAAGTAGTGTGCACAGATTGAAACCAATCCCAATCAATAATGCATGAATCctaaaagaaatggaaagttctttatctattttatttttcttagataGTGCAGGAAGACGTCATCAGAAATCAGGATCCTAGCCCCTACACACACGATTTTAAGAGTGACTGCGCCAATATAATTTCAGGAACAAGTTCAGAAATTCTAAATTCTATATGGTATCCGTAAGCAATGTGTGAAACGACACTCTTGTGCTTGTACTGCAATAAACAAGTTTAATCCTCCCTGTAATCAGGGAGATTACCTGCGCGGAACGTGCAACAGAAgttcccttcttcccctgcaaAGCCTGGATACCAAAAGATGCCCTGGAGACTCAGGCCTTCCAAACAAAAGATTAGAGAAATAATGGAAGCTCTTTTGCACTAGGCTGGTTGGGTGACAGAAGGGGCAGggagtgaggaggaagagagaccGGCTTGAAGCAAGagatatttccttttcctgtaaAGGGTTCTAGAGAGAGAAGTCATACAGTCCTGTACAAAATGTCTCCTCTGCTGTTTAGGGGATGGTAATTTCATATGACTTGATAGGCAGCAGTGCCAAAACTTTCATGGAGGCAGTAAGCTATTtgtgggaaaggggagaggggtATGCTGCAGGTTCAGATGGCACAGTGGGGTCTCCTGGCTTTGCAAAGGAAGGAATTCTAGCTCCCAAACCTTCCACAGCCCTTTGCTACgctttcaaaagaaacagatgCAAGCCACTAGTAAAGAGCTGTCAAAGGCAGTataaatttcagtttttcaggcaCATGGCATGTTACAAGCAAGTCTAAGATACAACTTTACTCTGTGAacagactgggggatgaatTGATTGAGAGCAGCGCTGTggacttggggatactggtggacgaaaaaaaaaatcaggtacgTGTGCACTTGTAGCCCAGAAAACCAATTGtatcccaggctgcataaggagaggcatggccagcaggttgagggaggtaattctccccctctactctgtccCCGTGAGATCCCCCCgacctggagtactgcgtccctaagacaagacagacatggacttgttagagtgtgtccagaggaggaccatgaaaatgatccgagggctggaacacctctcctatgaacacaggctgagagacttggggttgttcagcctggcaaagagaaggctccagctctgaactgctgcctttcagcataTAACGGGGACTTAAAAGAAAGATTGAGAAAAGCTCTTTATCAAGGCCTATAGTGACaggacaagcagcagcagttttaaattgaaagaggtcagatttaggttggatataaggaagaatttttttacagtaaggGTGATGggatgctggaacaggttgcccagaggagTTGTGGGTGCCCCACCATTGGAAATGTTCAAAGTCAAgctggacagggctttgagcaacctgacctagtgaAGGATTGCCTGGCCTATGGCAGGGCAGTTACATTAGATGATCCTTCAAGGTCctttccaatccaaaccattctatgagaACAGCAATGCTGCTTGGATTGTAATGGATTTAAGTCTTAAGACTGAATGCCTAGCTGGGATAGTCTAttgacaagagaagactgaatgCTTTTTGCAGCCTCTCCCTTACGAAGGCCGTTAATAACATCCTTCAGTTCCACCTGCCTGCGTCCATCTTCACTGGACATTTAACAACTTGACATTTTTGAGCTCTTATTTCCTTGATCAATCATAAGTGAAACTAGCCAACAGATTCCTAAAAACAGTCGGGGAAGATGAGAAATATGTAGACATATAGCACAATTGCAAAGCTTTGATCTGTTAGAAAAGCAAGCTTAAATAATAGCAAAATAAGGAGGCAAGATTTTTTACTCACATCTTCAACTAATCCTGCTGCACTATGTAAAACAGGAGTTGGACTCTGTCTTTCATAATGACGGAGTTTTTCATGAATCTGAAAAAGATTATTCAGGGATATTACTACAAAGAGATACAAAACTATACCTGcactggaatatttttaatattcaaggaATAGAATTTTTCTCAGATAAGTGTCAGAAAAATTATCTCTCttggggttatttttgttttgtttagaagtcttttagtttcctttttgctcATGCTAGTCTCACAGACAGCCAGAAAATCTGTTAAGACTTCAGCAgcatttagggaaaaaaaaatgaagccatCTCACACTGCTTTTTAGCTATGGGGCATTGTATCTGTACTTTGGCAATCaaggcagaaatgtttttttctgaacaaacgCATTAATCGTCAATGAATGTTTGTAGTGTTTGTGCTTAAACACAACATACTTTGGTCAGAATAGaattctaccaaaaaaaaaaagctttggcAAAGTAAATGGTTGATAAATCAAGGGAACAGAGAATAAGTAACCTCTAAGAAAATGTACGTTCATAAATGAACTTCTACCTTCATCAGGTAGCTGAGACTCTTCTCACTGAAGACATCCCTAAGGAAtcccatttcttctttatgaTTTGAATCAGGTCTTAGCTGAGATGTCAGAAGGGCCAAAGTTTCATGCAATCCTAAATTTAAATTCAAGACAGAACAAAAGTTTTGCAGACAGTATGTCTCACAGGACCTTCTATCGCAGACTTAACGTCAGCTACATTTACTTGGTTACCACTTTGGTGATCATTAAGTTTGAAGAGAGATTTGTGCTTATCTTCCACTCATGCTCCCTTCTTCAGTGGCAAACACAGCTTAAGGTATCATATTAAGGTAAAAGCTACCAAAGCATTATATAAAGACATCACTTTCAAAGTTTCCCCCTTCATGTTAATTACTCTTTGTTTCTAGAACAGCTAGCCCTCTAAGAAACTTTGAATTACTAGAGTGCCACAGCAGACTCGCAAAATGACTGAACTACCTCCTCCGTTGCACAGCCACCAGCTCTACTTCCCGAGCAACTTTGCTCACAAGTGTTATCCTGCCCTTTGTACCTCTGAGGCACCTGTTAGAAGTCAGGTCTGACCAGAGGAGGAAAGGACTGATGTAGATTTCCActgcagtggaagcaaagcttGTAGCAAGTTTTCTAATTTTGCAGTGCACAGAGCCAGACagatgtttgtttcttcctgctggACGATgactgggaaaacaaaacaaaaagcagggTAGGGCAGCTAAAACCTGCTCCTTTGGCTATTCTCTCCATGAACTTTAGTGTATTTGGATCCAGGAGTCTCAAattcatttctgctttaaaactcATTATCATTAGTGTATATGGCTTCACCCTGGGTACAGTATTGGAGACACTGCTTAGCAAGCCTTGAATGGAATCACAGTTTTTTAAGTCAAAAGGAAGAACATTAACAAAGCTTACCAACACctattcagaaaatattaagaagtggcacagcaagcagcagagaTATAAGGACTGATTTTTAATAAGCATGCACAGAAGCCAGTGTTATGCTAAGAGGTCCAAGTTTGTCCATAGGAGCCTGTCTACCAGCATATATCCAGGGGCGCTAGGGTTCTTATGAACCTAGGCATTTCCTGAAATCTAACTTTATTCATTTCCACCTTTTATAGTCcacctttctcattttcttttaggtAATTGCTAAGAAATCTAGTTGAATTGCcttaattctattttatttaactCAGTTTGAATTAATTTCCTGTGTGAAACGCATACACTAATATTTCAGTCACTGGTCTGTTGAAAGCATGCAGATTAGTTACCTGAGTCTTCCGAAAGCACTGGCATGGTTTTGTTCTTAATCTTAGAGACAAACGTTCAAATCAAGATGATCGTTTCTTCTTTCTGGACTGCGATTCAGAGGCAGTCCTGAAATGAGCAAAGATAATACCTAAGCTCAAGCATGCAAGAAAAATGGCAATCACGTAAAAATAGTAAATTCTTAGTACATCTTTCTCTCAAGTGTTACGTTTAACCTGAATCAGGCAGAGTCCTGCAGTTATTCTGCTATGTAAGtaaaaacatgagaaatatTATGTTATATAATAACCATATGGTATCTTGGATAAAGCTGATGCTTCCCTGTTTTATTCTCAAGATAGATAGTTTTAGAAGGCCTAAGCAACTgtctgaaaagacagaaaagaaaaaagcatgctGCAGAATGGATGTCTAAAAGCAACGATAAACACCATAtgcacagaaacagagagagcATGCAGGAAGACACTGTCATGACAAGATGTTCCAGGGCTTCCTAAAAGCACACCGCAAAGGACTCTACATCCCCCTGACATTCTGATGCAGGCCACACTACAGTTACATGCAACTAATTAAAGCTAGTAGGAGCATCACTCCAACAACCTTGGTCATGGGCATGAAGGATGCTACAAAAAATAAGGCTGCTTCCATTGCTCAAAAATGCCATTAGATGCTTTTACTGCTGATTCTTCTTGTCAGTGAGAGCAAGTGACTCCACAGCAATTTCATTTCAAACTGCAAAACTGAGTCTATGCTTGTCATCACCAGTCCAAGGTGTGTTCCAGGGCATTTAAAATCTTGTTCATGCTCATAAAATTCATCAGACtaattgcagaaaaataaacaatcaTAACAGCACGCAAAAAGGATTAGAAAGACATCTGGCATACTCCAACTCTGCTAAATGCAATAAAGGATGCTCCTTGAGTTTCTATTTGTAGATAAATCTATTTTGATCGCATGACACGAGTTTGATGGTTTTCTGAtgcaactttatttttattagctgCCTGAAAAATACCATAGTACTGCCTAGAAAATTAGCATATACATGTTCAGCATTTTCTACGCTCCTGAGTTTCTCTACAACGTACTGCAATATTAAGCTTGATGGTTGTCTGTCTTTTGCACCCCGTATTTTCTACTGCTATGCTTAAGTAGTCCATAATTAGTCCAAAACAGAACTGAGTTCGCTAAGCAAGTGAGCTGAAAGAGTGCTGGAATTTCACTCTAATCCATGGATCACACTCATGCCTATTACATATGCTACACACTTACTTAATTacctttcaaaagcatttttattacttATTGCTTTGAAGAAATGAACACATCGTACACCCCTCCAATACTTTGtgccagaagaaaattataGGAAATTCATTTAACTGCTCTGGTTCCTTGACTACTGCATTTCATTTGTCATGTATTTAAAATCTCTACTtatcaagaaaacagaaatttaattgTGTGCTCTGTCTTTGTAAGAATGTGTGCTTACCACAGTCAAACCTATCCAGCaccaaaacccaagaaaacctCAGTTATTTTCCAGACTCTTAGTGAAAAAGCATCCTACACAGGAATCTGGAAAAGATACATTTTAACATCTCAAAAACCTGACAGCGAACTCAGGAGCACTAGAATTAGACAAGTTAGGCAGAGCAATCAAAATGAAGGCTTCCCCTAGAGGGATTTTGCACACTCTGTACAAATCCTGTTAGCCAGGACTGATGCGAATGAACAGCCAGAAGAATGAAAAGCATTCCGTATCCAATAATTTGTCACCAGCATGTGCTATGTCAAGACTCAGGGCTGGCTTCAAGGTATTAAATTCAGCACTAGCATGTGATATT
The DNA window shown above is from Phalacrocorax aristotelis chromosome 23, bGulAri2.1, whole genome shotgun sequence and carries:
- the MPP3 gene encoding MAGUK p55 subfamily member 3 isoform X1, yielding MPVLSEDSGLHETLALLTSQLRPDSNHKEEMGFLRDVFSEKSLSYLMKIHEKLRHYERQSPTPVLHSAAGLVEDVIEELQTTPVNNEEKELLQLLSTPHLRAMLVVHDTVAQKNFDPVLPPLPDNFDDDFDEESVKIVRLVKNKEPLGATIRRDEHTGAVIVARIMRGGAADRSGLVHVGDELREVNGITVLHKRPEEISQILAQSQGSITLKIIPAIKEEDRLKDSKVFMRALFCYNPKEDRAIPCQEAGLPFKRRHVLEVVSQDDPTWWQAKRVGDTNLRAGLIPSKQFQERRLTYRRTIGTLQNPRTVKKPLYDQSSDKEDCDCEGYFNGQYIAGLRRSFRLSRKEKENNLNEGKQAEQADAAEFLTYEEVTKYQQQPGEQQRLVVLIGCLGAKLSELKQKVVSENPQEYGVAVPHTTRSKKSHEKEGVEYNFVSKQSFETDVQQNKFVEHGEYKENLYGTSLEAIRSVMAKKKVCLVDVVPEAVKHLRTPEFKPYVIFVKPLIPEKKKHALKSPVSEEISAPLQDEEQQEIINSAAFIEEQYGHLIDTVLVKEDLQSACNQLKTMLEKLNKDSFWVPVNWVRS